One part of the Arabidopsis thaliana chromosome 1 sequence genome encodes these proteins:
- a CDS encoding Protein kinase superfamily protein, whose protein sequence is MGCICATARSPSAAVTDKDLLDSSKSILQLLPHHPPSSSSSSKKEGSFTRTTSSASITIVANGYPVARRPSTSSDRNSTKPVVVVGAPTRNPTRRVTAIPVAQPAQQQPARVISNKTELPAAEWPSWLASVAGEAIKGWVPRCAESFEKLDKIGQGTYSSVYKARDLETGKIVAMKKVRFVNMDPESVRFMAREILILRKLDHPNVMKLEGLVTSRLSGSLYLVFEYMEHDLAGLAATPGIKFSEPQIKCYMQQLFRGLEHCHRRGILHRDIKGSNLLINNEGVLKIGDFGLANFYRGDGDLQLTSRVVTLWYRAPELLLGATEYGPAIDLWSAGCILTELFAGKPIMPGRTEVMNSLTPL, encoded by the exons atgGGTTGTATTTGTGCCACCGCCCGTTCACCAAGCGCCGCCGTTACCGATAAAGATCTATTAGATTCCAGCAAATCCATCCTTCAACTTCTCCCTCATCATCCCCCgtcgtcttcgtcttcatccAAGAAGGAAGGATCTTTCACACGTACGACTTCTTCAGCTTCTATCACCATTGTGGCTAATGGTTATCCTGTGGCACGCCGTCCTTCCACTTCATCTGATCGAAACAGCACCAAACCGGTCGTTGTTGTGGGAGCTCCGACCAGAAATCCAACAAGAAGAGTCACCGCTATACCGGTTGCACAGCCGGCACAGCAGCAGCCAGCACGTGTGATCAGCAATAAAACGGAACTCCCTGCTGCAGAATGGCCGTCTTGGCTGGCTTCTGTTGCTGGGGAGGCCATTAAAGGATGGGTTCCTCGCTGCGCAGAGTCCTTTGAGAAGTTAGACAAA ATTGGACAGGGGACTTACAGCAGCGTGTACAAAGCTAGAGACCTTGAAACGGGGAAGATTGTGGCGATGAAGAAAGTTCGGTTTGTGAACATGGATCCAGAGAGTGTTCGGTTTATGGCCAGGGAGATTCTCATTCTTCGTAAGCTTGATCACCCCAATGTTATGAAGCTAGAAGGTCTAGTTACCTCTAGACTCTCAGGTAGCCTCTACCTTGTCTTTGAGTACATGGAACACGATCTCGCAGGTCTAGCTGCAACTCCTGGAATCAAATTCTCTGAACCTCAG ATCAAGTGCTATATGCAGCAATTGTTCCGTGGGCTTGAACATTGCCACAGACGAGGAATTCTTCACCGTGATATTAAAGGCTCAAATCTCTTAATCAATAATGAAGGTGTCTTGAAGATTGGTGATTTCGGATTGGCGAATTTTTACCGAGGTGATGGAGATCTGCAGCTGACCAGTCGTGTTGTGACCTTATGGTACAGAGCACCTGAGCTGTTGCTCGGTGCCACTGAGTATGGACCAGCCATTGACCTGTGGAGCGCCGGCTGCATTCTCACTGAGCTCTTCGCCGGAAAACCTATTATGCCAGGACGCACAGAAGTAATGAACTCTCTAACACCTCTTTAG